In the Pseudanabaena sp. PCC 7367 genome, one interval contains:
- a CDS encoding Sll0314/Alr1548 family TPR repeat-containing protein produces the protein MKARNNPNKIFRISNKPRISLGYKPHKRGFRKLNRLIAAILAGVMFMPIASPVLAGDPFRTDNPSGIGAETEAAFELMFRDGNFLEAQETVDRAFATEADEPLLHAMKASLYYMNNKDAGENLEFMRDYAIRTRKAAQALMSENPMRGHLYTGASYLLEAGYEVTKKGVVRGAARGLSLVQQALDQIELAAEIAPDDPELNLIKGYMDMLVASVVPLADLEDALGSLRKAGPEYLKWRGIALGYRDAKLPNEALAAVEKALVHSPDNPEIVYLKGQILWMKRDHEKGLSDSEKTKLSQDAEFYFRQALTKHEQMAPAVAEEIAEQCKGLTGADCI, from the coding sequence TAATAAGCCCAGAATTAGCCTAGGCTATAAACCTCATAAACGAGGCTTTAGGAAGCTCAACAGGTTGATCGCCGCGATTCTGGCCGGAGTCATGTTTATGCCGATCGCCTCACCGGTATTGGCGGGCGATCCATTCAGGACTGATAATCCCAGCGGCATTGGTGCAGAAACCGAAGCGGCCTTTGAGCTGATGTTTCGGGATGGCAATTTCCTGGAAGCTCAAGAAACGGTCGATCGCGCCTTTGCCACCGAAGCCGATGAGCCATTGCTCCATGCCATGAAAGCTTCGTTGTACTACATGAACAACAAAGATGCTGGCGAAAATCTGGAATTCATGCGCGACTATGCAATCAGAACTCGCAAGGCTGCCCAAGCCCTAATGTCCGAAAATCCAATGCGAGGACACCTCTATACTGGTGCGAGCTATTTACTTGAAGCGGGCTATGAAGTAACCAAGAAAGGGGTGGTGCGTGGTGCCGCCAGGGGTCTATCTCTGGTGCAACAAGCCCTTGATCAGATTGAGCTAGCGGCCGAAATTGCCCCCGATGACCCAGAACTAAATTTAATTAAAGGTTATATGGACATGCTGGTGGCTTCGGTGGTGCCATTGGCCGACCTCGAAGATGCTCTGGGTAGTTTGCGTAAGGCGGGTCCTGAATATTTGAAATGGCGGGGGATCGCCCTGGGCTATCGAGATGCCAAGTTACCCAATGAAGCCCTGGCCGCGGTAGAAAAAGCCCTAGTGCATTCACCGGACAATCCAGAAATTGTTTACCTGAAAGGACAAATTTTGTGGATGAAGCGCGATCACGAAAAAGGATTGAGCGACTCCGAGAAAACCAAGCTTTCGCAGGATGCCGAGTTCTACTTCCGGCAAGCTTTGACTAAGCACGAGCAGATGGCTCCGGCAGTGGCCGAAGAGATCGCCGAGCAATGTAAGGGCTTAACTGGTGCCGATTGTATTTAG
- the ilvD gene encoding dihydroxy-acid dehydratase, whose protein sequence is MSDNRRSQVITSGVARSPNRAMLRAVGFGDNDFNKPIVGLANGYSTITPCNMGINALALRAEAQIKASGAMPQMFGTITISDGISMGTEGMKYSLVSREVIADSIETACNGQSMDGVLAIGGCDKNMPGAMLAIARMNIPAIFVYGGTIKPGHYNGQDLTVVSAFEAVGQHSAGKMGDEELMAIERNACPGAGSCGGMYTANTMSSAFEAMGMSLIYSSTMAAEDQEKADSTAKSAEVLVDAIRKQILPRQILTRKAFENAIAVIMAVGGSTNAVLHLLAISNAAGVELSLDDFETIRAKVPVLCDLKPSGKYVATDLHKAGGIPQVMKMLLVNGVLHGDALTITGQTIAEVLANVPDAPSPDQPVIHAWDNPIYKQGHLAILRGNLATEGGVAKITGIKKANITGPARVFESEEECLKAILDKQIKPGDVVVVRYEGPKGGPGMREMLAPTSAIIGAGLGDSVGLITDGRFSGGTYGLVVGHVAPEAFVGGTIALVQEGDSITIDAGQRLLELHVSDQELEKRRASWQPPQPRYTKGVLAKYAKLVSSSCFGAVTDLDLFEG, encoded by the coding sequence ATGTCAGATAACCGCAGAAGTCAGGTAATCACCTCAGGCGTAGCGCGATCGCCCAACCGAGCCATGCTCCGCGCCGTGGGTTTTGGCGACAATGATTTTAATAAGCCGATCGTAGGTCTGGCCAATGGCTACAGCACGATCACCCCTTGCAATATGGGCATTAATGCTTTAGCTCTCAGAGCCGAAGCGCAAATCAAAGCATCGGGCGCAATGCCGCAGATGTTTGGCACCATTACGATCTCCGATGGGATCTCCATGGGCACAGAGGGGATGAAATATTCGCTGGTGTCGCGGGAAGTGATTGCCGACTCGATCGAAACCGCTTGCAATGGCCAGAGCATGGATGGAGTATTGGCGATCGGTGGCTGTGACAAGAACATGCCGGGGGCAATGCTAGCGATCGCGCGGATGAATATTCCGGCCATTTTTGTCTATGGCGGTACGATCAAGCCTGGTCATTACAATGGCCAAGACCTGACCGTGGTTAGTGCCTTCGAGGCAGTGGGACAACATAGCGCTGGCAAGATGGGCGATGAAGAATTAATGGCGATCGAGCGGAATGCTTGCCCTGGCGCTGGTTCTTGCGGTGGTATGTACACGGCCAATACGATGTCCTCGGCCTTTGAAGCAATGGGGATGAGCCTGATCTATTCCTCGACCATGGCGGCTGAAGACCAGGAAAAAGCCGATAGCACCGCCAAGTCAGCGGAAGTATTAGTAGATGCGATCCGCAAGCAAATTTTGCCGCGCCAAATCCTGACCCGTAAAGCGTTTGAAAATGCGATCGCCGTGATTATGGCGGTGGGTGGATCCACTAATGCAGTGTTGCACCTGTTGGCAATTTCTAATGCTGCTGGCGTAGAACTGAGTCTGGATGATTTTGAGACAATCCGCGCTAAGGTGCCTGTACTCTGCGATCTCAAGCCATCTGGTAAGTATGTGGCCACTGACTTACACAAAGCTGGCGGTATCCCTCAAGTGATGAAAATGCTACTGGTCAATGGCGTATTACATGGCGATGCACTGACAATCACTGGCCAGACGATCGCGGAAGTTTTAGCCAATGTACCCGATGCGCCCAGTCCCGACCAACCTGTAATTCATGCCTGGGATAACCCAATTTATAAGCAAGGCCACCTGGCGATCCTGCGGGGTAACCTGGCGACCGAAGGTGGTGTAGCTAAAATCACTGGGATCAAGAAGGCCAATATTACCGGGCCAGCGCGGGTATTTGAATCGGAAGAAGAATGCCTGAAGGCGATCCTGGATAAGCAAATTAAGCCCGGTGATGTGGTAGTAGTACGCTATGAAGGCCCCAAGGGAGGCCCTGGGATGCGAGAGATGCTAGCGCCAACCAGTGCGATCATTGGTGCGGGTTTAGGCGATTCCGTTGGTTTGATTACCGATGGTCGTTTTTCCGGTGGCACCTATGGTTTGGTGGTGGGACACGTGGCTCCGGAAGCTTTTGTCGGCGGCACGATCGCCCTGGTGCAGGAGGGCGACTCGATTACGATCGATGCGGGGCAGCGATTGCTGGAGTTGCATGTTTCGGATCAAGAGTTAGAAAAACGCCGCGCGAGTTGGCAACCACCCCAACCCAGATATACCAAAGGGGTGCTGGCCAAATATGCCAAGCTGGTCTCTTCCAGTTGTTTTGGTGCAGTTACCGATCTGGATTTGTTTGAGGGCTAA